One stretch of Mus pahari chromosome 5, PAHARI_EIJ_v1.1, whole genome shotgun sequence DNA includes these proteins:
- the En1 gene encoding homeobox protein engrailed-1 encodes MEEQQPEPKSQRDSGLGAVAAAAAVVVAAAPGGLSLSLSPGASGSSGSDGDSVPVSPQPALPSPPAAPCLPPLAHHPHLPPHPPPPPPPPPPPQHLAAPAHQPQPAAQLHRTTNFFIDNILRPDFGCKKEQPLPQLLVASAAAGGGAAGGGGGSRVERDRGQTGAGRDPVHSLGTRASGAASLLCAPDANCGPPDGSQPATAVGAGASKAGNPAAAAAAAAAAAAAAVAAAAAAASKPSDSGGGSGGNAGSPGAQGAKFPEHNPAILLMGSANGGPVVKTDSQQPLVWPAWVYCTRYSDRPSSGPRTRKLKKKKNEKEDKRPRTAFTAEQLQRLKAEFQANRYITEQRRQTLAQELSLNESQIKIWFQNKRAKIKKATGIKNGLALHLMAQGLYNHSTTTVQDKDESE; translated from the exons GCCGGAGCCTAAAAGTCAGCGCGACTCGGGCCTCGGCGCGGTggctgcggcggcggcggtggtggtggcggcggcccCGGGCGGCCTCAGTCTGAGTCTCAGCCCAGGAGCcagcggcagcagcggcagcgATGGAGACAGCGTGCCGGTGTCACCGCAGCCAGCGCTCCCGTCGCCTCCTGCGGCACCCTGCCTGCCGCCCCTGGCCCATCACCCGCACCTCCCCCCGCAtcccccgcccccgccgccgccgccgccgccaccgcagCATCTCGCGGCGCCTGCTCACCAGCCGCAGCCCGCGGCCCAGCTGCACCGCACCACCAACTTTTTCATCGATAACATCCTAAGGCCCGATTTCGGTTGCAAAAAGGAacagcccctgcctcagctcctggtGGCTTCGGCTGCAGCCGGAGGAGgcgcagcaggaggaggaggaggaagccgcGTGGAGCGTGACCGAGGCCAGACTGGTGCAGGTAGAGACCCCGTTCACTCTCTGGGCACACGAGCTTCCGGCGCTGCCTCGCTCTTGTGTGCTCCAGATGCGAACTGTGGCCCACCCGACGGCTCCCAGCCCGCCACCGCTGTTGGCGCCGGCGCATCCAAAGCCGGGAACCCGGCTGCTGCGGCGGCCGCGGCCGCAGCAGCGGCTGCAGCGGCAGtggcggcagcggcggcagcagcgTCAAAGCCCTCGGACAGTGGCGGTGGTAGTGGAGGCAACGCGGGGAGTCCCGGGGCGCAGGGCGCCAAGTTCCCGGAACACAACCCCGCTATCCTACTCATGGGTTCGGCTAATGGTGGACCGGTGGTCAAGACTGACTCACAGCAACCCCTAGTGTGGCCCGCCTGGGTCTACTGCACACGCTATTCGGACCGTCCGTCCTCTG GTCCACGCACCAggaagctaaagaagaaaaagaacgaGAAGGAAGACAAGCGGCCGCGGACGGCGTTCACTGCGGAGCAGCTGCAGAGACTCAAGGCGGAGTTCCAGGCAAACCGCTATATCACGGAGCAGCGGCGACAGACCCTGGCCCAGGAGCTCAGCCTGAATGAGTCCCAGATCAAGATCTGGTTCCAAAATAAGCGTGCCAAGATCAAGAAAGCCACCGGCATCAAGAACGGCCTGGCGCTGCACCTCATGGCCCAGGGACTGTACAACCACTCTACCACCACGGTCCAGGACAAAGACGAGAGCGAGTAG